The following are encoded together in the Litorilinea aerophila genome:
- a CDS encoding 6-phosphofructokinase, whose amino-acid sequence MRIGILTGGGDVPGLNPCIKAVVYRAVDEGHEVIGIRRGWAGLLELNRDDPASVEKHTLKLDKQIVRTIDRTGGTFLHTSRTNPGKVRPKEVPDFLKDPEHPEAEAQDPRPRDFTPHVLKNLEFLGIDRLIPIGGDDTLSYGERLHSEGFPVIAIPKTMDNDVYGTDYCIGFSTAVTRSVQFIHQLRTSTGSHERIAVIELFGRNSGETSLISSYLAGVDRAIISEVPFDPEKLAELVMKDKRANPSNYAMVTISEGAHMIGGKVVEYGEADAYGHRKLGGIGLITGEALKKLTGEDIIYQQLSYLMRSGAPDALDLMVAVNYANLAMDLITSGASGRMVALRDGTYTHIPMSTVTSGIKRVDVDELYDVNEYRPKVRHVLGKPMFLY is encoded by the coding sequence ATGCGTATTGGTATTCTCACCGGCGGCGGTGACGTACCGGGTTTGAACCCGTGTATCAAAGCCGTCGTCTATCGGGCCGTGGATGAAGGTCACGAAGTCATCGGCATTCGGCGGGGCTGGGCCGGCCTGTTGGAGCTGAACCGGGACGACCCTGCCAGCGTGGAGAAGCACACCCTGAAGCTGGACAAGCAGATCGTTCGCACCATCGACCGGACCGGCGGCACCTTCCTCCACACCAGCCGCACCAACCCGGGCAAGGTGCGCCCCAAGGAAGTGCCCGATTTTCTGAAGGATCCCGAGCATCCTGAAGCCGAAGCCCAGGATCCCCGGCCCCGGGATTTCACCCCCCACGTCTTGAAGAACCTGGAGTTCCTGGGCATCGACCGCCTGATCCCCATCGGCGGCGACGACACCCTCAGCTACGGCGAGCGGCTGCACAGCGAAGGCTTCCCGGTGATCGCCATCCCCAAGACCATGGACAACGACGTCTACGGCACCGACTACTGCATCGGCTTCAGCACCGCCGTGACCCGCAGCGTGCAGTTCATCCACCAGCTGCGCACCAGCACCGGCTCCCACGAGCGCATCGCCGTCATCGAGCTCTTCGGCCGCAACAGCGGTGAGACCAGCCTGATCAGCTCCTACCTGGCCGGTGTGGACCGGGCCATCATCTCCGAGGTGCCCTTCGACCCGGAGAAGCTGGCCGAGCTGGTGATGAAGGACAAGCGGGCCAACCCCAGCAACTACGCCATGGTCACCATCAGCGAGGGCGCCCACATGATCGGCGGCAAGGTGGTGGAATATGGCGAGGCCGACGCCTATGGCCACCGCAAGCTGGGCGGCATCGGCCTCATCACCGGCGAAGCCCTGAAGAAGCTCACCGGCGAAGACATCATCTACCAGCAGCTCTCCTACCTGATGCGCTCTGGCGCGCCCGACGCGCTGGACCTGATGGTGGCGGTGAACTACGCCAACCTGGCCATGGACCTGATCACCAGCGGCGCCAGTGGCCGCATGGTGGCCCTGCGGGACGGCACCTACACCCACATCCCCATGAGCACCGTCACCAGCGGCATCAAGCGGGTGGATGTGGACGAACTGTACGACGTCAACGAGTACCGGCCCAAGGTCCGCCACGTCCTGGGCAAGCCCATGTTCCTCTACTGA
- a CDS encoding rhodanese-like domain-containing protein, producing MGDEFISPQALRRLLDTAQPPTVIDVRDDAEYAAGHIPGARHIPADQLARQLGQIPHDRPVVPY from the coding sequence ATGGGTGACGAGTTCATTTCTCCCCAAGCGCTGCGCAGGCTGCTGGACACGGCACAGCCCCCCACGGTGATCGACGTGCGTGATGACGCGGAGTACGCCGCGGGCCATATCCCTGGCGCCCGGCACATCCCCGCCGATCAGCTCGCCCGGCAGCTTGGCCAGATCCCGCACGACCGGCCGGTCGTCCCCTACTGA
- a CDS encoding class II fructose-bisphosphate aldolase, with translation MIHESVYELRNAVKNSLQIDGKQVQVVDADRLRNEHIDVLVRDAVFGTEPVKAFARWLIWEAGQALNVRPASIHEFYIARSRDEWKDRTVPAMNIRFTTYDTARAAIRAAQKTRAGAFIFEIARSEMGYTDQEPAEYSACLIAAAIKEGYSGPIFIQGDHFQVKASTYKKNPEAAIQEVKDLIAKAIPAGFWNIDIDTSTLVTLEPESLDEQQRHNYTRSAELTRWVRELEPEGVTVSLGGEIGEVGEKNSTPEELDAYIEGYKQVLADLGDNLVGLSKISVQTGTSHGGVVLPDGSIAEVAVDFEALRILGERARQHGTGGAVQHGASTLPEEMFHKFPEVQTLEIHLATGFQNLFMDHPAFPADLKEKIYRYLDANHADERKPGQTDAQFYYSTRKKAIGPFKPELWALPEDVKAQLYQALEDQFCFFYEKLNVVNTRELIDRLVTTVEYHQPMPASARMVGDDLGLAD, from the coding sequence ATGATTCATGAATCCGTCTACGAACTGCGCAACGCAGTGAAGAATTCCCTGCAGATTGACGGCAAGCAGGTCCAGGTGGTGGACGCCGACCGGCTGCGCAACGAGCACATCGACGTGCTGGTGCGGGATGCCGTCTTCGGCACCGAGCCCGTCAAGGCCTTTGCCCGCTGGCTGATCTGGGAGGCCGGCCAGGCCCTGAACGTGCGCCCGGCCAGCATCCACGAGTTCTACATCGCCCGCAGCCGGGATGAGTGGAAGGACCGGACGGTCCCGGCCATGAACATCCGCTTCACCACCTACGATACCGCCCGCGCCGCCATCCGGGCGGCCCAGAAGACCCGGGCCGGCGCCTTCATCTTTGAGATTGCCCGCAGCGAGATGGGCTACACCGACCAGGAGCCGGCCGAATACAGCGCCTGCCTCATCGCCGCCGCCATCAAGGAAGGCTACAGCGGCCCCATCTTCATCCAGGGCGATCACTTCCAGGTCAAAGCCTCCACCTACAAGAAGAACCCCGAGGCCGCCATCCAGGAAGTGAAGGACCTCATCGCCAAGGCCATCCCCGCCGGCTTCTGGAACATCGACATCGACACCAGCACCCTGGTCACCCTGGAGCCGGAATCCCTGGACGAGCAGCAGCGCCACAACTACACCCGCTCGGCCGAGCTGACCCGGTGGGTGCGGGAGCTGGAGCCCGAAGGGGTCACCGTGAGCCTGGGCGGTGAGATCGGCGAGGTGGGCGAGAAGAACTCTACCCCCGAAGAGCTGGACGCCTACATCGAGGGCTATAAGCAGGTCCTGGCCGACCTGGGCGACAACCTGGTGGGCCTGAGCAAGATCTCCGTGCAGACGGGCACCAGCCACGGCGGCGTGGTCCTGCCCGACGGCTCCATCGCCGAGGTGGCCGTGGACTTCGAGGCACTGCGGATCCTGGGCGAGCGGGCCCGGCAGCACGGCACCGGCGGCGCGGTGCAACACGGCGCCAGCACCCTGCCCGAGGAGATGTTCCACAAATTCCCCGAGGTGCAGACCCTGGAGATCCACCTGGCCACGGGTTTCCAGAACCTCTTCATGGATCACCCGGCCTTCCCGGCGGATCTCAAGGAAAAGATCTACCGCTACCTGGATGCCAACCACGCGGACGAGCGCAAGCCCGGCCAAACCGACGCCCAGTTCTACTACAGCACCCGCAAGAAGGCCATCGGTCCCTTCAAGCCGGAGCTGTGGGCCCTGCCCGAGGATGTCAAGGCTCAACTGTACCAGGCCCTGGAAGACCAGTTCTGCTTCTTCTACGAGAAGCTCAACGTGGTCAACACCCGGGAGCTCATCGACCGTCTGGTGACCACGGTGGAGTACCACCAGCCCATGCCCGCCTCGGCCCGCATGGTGGGCGACGACCTGGGCCTGGCCGACTGA
- a CDS encoding rhodanese-like domain-containing protein — protein MRHRGSSRSERAAALLRASGYDARALEGGFPAWQAAGYPVETGIP, from the coding sequence ATGCGCCATCGCGGCAGTTCCCGCAGTGAACGGGCCGCGGCGCTGCTCCGGGCGAGCGGCTACGATGCACGGGCGCTGGAGGGCGGCTTTCCGGCCTGGCAGGCGGCCGGCTATCCGGTGGAGACGGGCATCCCCTGA
- a CDS encoding WD40/YVTN/BNR-like repeat-containing protein: MKLGLPILSICLFLSLLFAGCSQVSPAAQRLTWQAGNQGLTPHVPITALAVDPHHERRLFVGAYARENLYLSLDGGETWRPLTRGLLGHPAFTLLFDPVQPAVLWVGTADGLYRGTPDGADLAWSRVAEWPLATAVFDLHADGTGNLYAAGAHPSVWMKEPGQRSGHGGESWRPLAPLPDVGAVLAVATVEGLRDGPDLLLAGTDGHGLFVSRDRGQSWQRAPEIGETFVAALWVAPWDGRFILARTRAGLFRSTDGAASWVRIAGELDGRVDALAADPATRAILLGMSTGQIYRSIDGGERWQAWGEGVGRDGMFNLLAPVPGREQAFYAGTHYGLYRSLDGARSWQPITRTLGSFRATALAQTPDGTLYLGNEDGVYRSRDQGQSWQPQAAGLPPRTVLDLAVAPHDPQVLYAATEGDGLYRSQDGGLTWAQLAWPEAILPQVVVHPREPNRLYVRLAYERVYASDDGGVTWSARWEGMQTTTEIMSLAISPHNPSVIYAGGIVELFKSVDGAQRWQPIGPELVGQSVFYLAVDARSPETVYAGATKGLYRSDDGGITWRPWGDGLADITVTALAFHPAHASRIYAGTKYRGVYASEDGGETWHPAHGGMGQVSVDSLLVSADGRWLYAATDQGFWRATLPR, from the coding sequence GTGAAGCTGGGTTTGCCCATCCTGTCGATTTGCCTGTTCCTAAGTCTGCTCTTCGCCGGGTGCAGTCAGGTGTCGCCGGCGGCCCAACGGCTCACCTGGCAGGCCGGCAACCAGGGGCTGACGCCCCATGTCCCCATCACGGCCCTGGCCGTGGATCCCCACCATGAACGGCGCCTCTTTGTGGGCGCCTACGCCCGAGAAAATCTTTACCTCAGCCTGGACGGCGGGGAGACCTGGCGTCCCCTGACCCGGGGACTGCTGGGCCACCCGGCCTTCACCCTCCTCTTTGACCCGGTGCAGCCGGCGGTGCTTTGGGTTGGCACGGCCGACGGCCTCTACCGGGGGACACCCGACGGCGCCGACCTGGCGTGGTCTCGGGTGGCCGAATGGCCCCTGGCGACCGCCGTTTTCGACCTCCATGCCGATGGGACCGGGAACCTCTATGCGGCCGGCGCCCATCCGTCCGTCTGGATGAAGGAGCCAGGGCAGCGGAGTGGCCACGGCGGGGAAAGCTGGCGTCCGCTGGCTCCCCTGCCGGATGTGGGCGCGGTGCTGGCTGTGGCCACGGTCGAAGGGCTCCGGGACGGTCCTGACCTCCTGTTGGCCGGCACCGACGGCCATGGCCTCTTCGTCAGCCGAGATCGGGGCCAATCCTGGCAGCGGGCGCCCGAAATCGGCGAGACCTTTGTGGCCGCCCTGTGGGTGGCTCCGTGGGATGGCCGCTTTATCCTGGCGCGTACCCGCGCCGGGCTCTTTCGCTCCACCGACGGTGCCGCCTCGTGGGTGCGCATCGCCGGCGAGCTCGACGGCCGGGTCGATGCCCTCGCCGCTGACCCGGCCACCCGGGCCATTCTCCTGGGCATGAGCACCGGCCAGATCTACCGCAGCATCGATGGCGGCGAGCGCTGGCAGGCCTGGGGCGAAGGCGTGGGACGGGATGGCATGTTCAACCTGCTGGCCCCGGTGCCGGGCCGCGAACAGGCCTTCTACGCCGGCACCCACTACGGCCTCTACCGCAGCCTGGACGGCGCCCGTTCGTGGCAGCCCATCACCAGGACCCTGGGCAGCTTCCGGGCGACCGCGCTGGCCCAGACGCCGGACGGCACCCTCTATCTGGGCAACGAGGACGGCGTCTACCGCTCCCGCGATCAGGGGCAAAGCTGGCAACCCCAGGCCGCAGGTCTGCCCCCACGCACTGTGTTGGACCTGGCAGTGGCGCCCCATGATCCCCAGGTGCTCTACGCTGCCACCGAAGGGGATGGCCTTTACCGCAGCCAGGACGGCGGCCTTACCTGGGCTCAGCTGGCCTGGCCGGAGGCCATCCTCCCCCAGGTGGTCGTCCATCCCCGGGAGCCCAACCGGCTCTACGTGCGCCTGGCCTACGAGCGGGTCTACGCCAGTGACGACGGCGGCGTGACCTGGAGCGCACGCTGGGAAGGCATGCAGACCACCACCGAGATCATGTCCCTGGCTATCAGCCCCCACAACCCGTCGGTCATCTACGCCGGCGGCATCGTGGAGCTGTTCAAAAGCGTGGACGGCGCGCAGAGATGGCAACCCATTGGCCCGGAACTGGTCGGCCAGAGCGTCTTCTACCTGGCGGTGGATGCCAGGTCGCCGGAGACGGTCTATGCTGGCGCCACCAAGGGCCTGTACCGCAGCGACGACGGCGGCATCACCTGGCGGCCGTGGGGGGATGGCCTGGCCGACATCACGGTGACGGCCCTGGCCTTTCATCCAGCCCACGCCAGCCGGATCTATGCCGGGACCAAATACCGGGGTGTCTATGCCAGCGAAGACGGCGGAGAGACCTGGCACCCGGCCCACGGGGGCATGGGCCAGGTCAGCGTGGACAGCCTGCTGGTGTCGGCCGATGGCCGCTGGCTCTACGCCGCCACCGACCAGGGCTTCTGGCGGGCGACCCTTCCCCGTTGA
- a CDS encoding 6-phosphofructokinase, with protein MDTRLGVLTSGGDAPGMNAAVRAVVRAGLDRGADVYAIYDGYHGLIEGESHIRKMGWNDVGGILHRGGTIIGTARSEEFRTLEGRRRAVRNLLRHGIDRLVVIGGDGSLTGANLLRQEWADHLQALVASGEIPQEIAARHPFLAIAGLVGSIDNDMHGTDMTIGADSALHRITAAVDAIASTAASHQRTFVVEVMGRRCGYLALMSGIATGAEWVLIPENPPDMDNWEERMCQVLREGMRMGRRDNIVIVAEGAQDRHGNPITSEYVRRVLEERLGEEVRVTVLGHVQRGGPPSAFDRILSTLTGVAAVETVLEATAESEAYLIGIHENKIVRQPLMECVAKTHAINAAMAAQDFETAMAMRGRTFQESFRIMRTLVRAMPHPPTPGQRRIRFAILHAGGPAPGMNAAVRAAVRLSVDRGHLPVGVQRGFRGLIQGHLEEMGWMSVNGWAPVGGAELGTSRKVPGGSDLYAIARNLEEHQIDALMIIGGWAGYQAALRLYQERENYPAFNIPIVCIPATINNNLPGSELSIGADTALNSIVEVVDKIKQSAVASNRCFVVEVMGRYCGYLALMSALATGAERVYLHEEGIRLADLEADIAQLIRGFQHGKRLGLMIRNENANPLYTTSFLAALFEEEGGDLFDVRIAVLGHLQQGGSPTPFDRTLAARLAARGVEFLEESFATHHAEAPAVCLGLQHGAMQVTPLEQIPRLMDERYQRPREQWWMSLRPIASMLAKPDPYFQPESRPASHEE; from the coding sequence ATGGACACACGGTTGGGTGTCTTGACCAGTGGCGGTGATGCCCCCGGCATGAACGCGGCGGTCCGGGCGGTGGTCCGGGCCGGGCTGGACCGGGGCGCGGATGTCTATGCCATCTACGACGGCTATCACGGCCTCATCGAAGGGGAAAGCCACATCCGCAAGATGGGGTGGAACGACGTGGGGGGCATCCTCCACCGGGGCGGCACCATCATCGGCACGGCCCGCAGCGAAGAGTTCCGCACCCTGGAGGGCCGGCGCCGCGCGGTGCGCAACCTGCTGCGCCATGGCATCGACCGCCTGGTGGTCATCGGCGGCGATGGCAGCCTCACCGGCGCCAACCTCCTGCGCCAGGAGTGGGCCGACCACCTGCAGGCCCTGGTGGCCTCGGGGGAGATCCCCCAGGAGATCGCCGCCCGGCACCCCTTCCTGGCCATCGCCGGCCTGGTGGGCTCCATCGACAACGACATGCACGGCACCGACATGACCATCGGCGCGGACAGCGCCCTGCATCGCATCACCGCCGCGGTGGACGCCATCGCCAGCACCGCGGCCAGCCACCAGCGCACCTTCGTGGTGGAGGTCATGGGCCGCCGCTGCGGCTACCTGGCCCTGATGAGCGGCATCGCCACCGGCGCCGAGTGGGTTCTCATTCCTGAAAACCCGCCGGACATGGACAACTGGGAAGAGCGGATGTGCCAGGTCCTGCGGGAGGGGATGCGCATGGGCCGGCGGGATAACATCGTCATCGTGGCCGAAGGCGCCCAGGACCGCCACGGCAATCCCATCACCTCCGAGTATGTGCGGCGGGTGTTGGAGGAGCGCCTGGGCGAAGAGGTGCGGGTGACGGTGTTGGGGCACGTCCAGCGGGGCGGGCCGCCCAGCGCCTTCGACCGCATCCTCAGCACCCTCACCGGCGTGGCCGCGGTGGAGACGGTCCTGGAGGCCACCGCGGAGAGCGAGGCCTACCTGATCGGCATCCACGAGAACAAGATCGTGCGCCAGCCCCTGATGGAGTGCGTGGCCAAGACCCACGCCATCAACGCAGCCATGGCCGCCCAGGACTTCGAGACCGCCATGGCCATGCGGGGGAGGACCTTCCAGGAGTCCTTCCGCATCATGCGTACCCTGGTGCGGGCCATGCCCCATCCGCCAACGCCGGGTCAGCGCCGCATCCGTTTCGCCATCCTCCATGCCGGCGGCCCTGCCCCGGGCATGAACGCAGCCGTGCGGGCGGCGGTGCGTCTCAGCGTGGACCGGGGACACCTGCCCGTGGGGGTTCAGCGGGGTTTCCGGGGGCTGATCCAGGGTCACCTGGAGGAGATGGGCTGGATGAGCGTCAACGGTTGGGCGCCCGTGGGCGGGGCCGAGTTGGGGACCAGCCGGAAGGTGCCCGGCGGCAGTGACCTCTACGCCATCGCCCGCAACCTGGAAGAGCACCAGATCGACGCCCTCATGATCATCGGTGGGTGGGCCGGCTACCAGGCTGCCCTGCGCCTCTACCAGGAGCGAGAGAACTACCCGGCCTTCAACATCCCCATCGTCTGCATCCCGGCTACCATCAACAACAACCTGCCCGGCTCCGAGCTCTCCATCGGCGCGGACACGGCCCTCAACAGCATCGTGGAGGTGGTGGACAAGATCAAGCAGTCGGCCGTGGCGTCCAACCGCTGCTTCGTGGTGGAGGTCATGGGACGCTACTGCGGCTACCTGGCCCTGATGAGCGCCCTGGCCACCGGCGCGGAGCGGGTCTACCTCCACGAGGAAGGGATACGTCTGGCCGACCTGGAAGCCGACATTGCCCAGCTGATCCGGGGCTTTCAGCACGGCAAGCGGCTGGGGCTCATGATCCGCAACGAAAACGCCAACCCCCTCTACACCACGTCGTTTCTGGCTGCCCTTTTTGAAGAGGAGGGCGGCGACCTCTTCGACGTGCGCATCGCGGTGTTGGGCCATCTGCAGCAGGGCGGAAGCCCCACCCCCTTCGACCGCACCCTGGCCGCGCGCCTGGCGGCCCGGGGCGTGGAATTTCTGGAGGAAAGCTTCGCCACCCACCACGCAGAGGCGCCGGCCGTCTGCCTGGGTTTGCAGCACGGAGCCATGCAGGTGACCCCCCTGGAGCAGATCCCCCGGCTGATGGACGAGCGGTACCAGCGGCCTCGGGAGCAGTGGTGGATGTCCCTGCGGCCCATTGCCAGCATGCTGGCCAAGCCTGATCCCTACTTCCAGCCCGAATCCCGCCCTGCGTCCCATGAGGAGTAG